The sequence below is a genomic window from Candidatus Peregrinibacteria bacterium.
CAGCTCTTTTTTGAGCGCTTCGATTTCATCAAGCGAAACCGTTGTTGCGAGTTCAAAGTATCGAAGAATAAGATGATCAGGAATCGACATCGTTTTCCCGAACATTTCACGTGGAGAATCCATGATCGCAATATAATTCCCAAGCGATTTTGACATTTTTTCTATTCCATCAAGTCCTTCAAGAATCGGAACGGTGAGAACTTCTTGCGGAGGAATTCCGTATGCTTCCATGATTTTTCTTCCCGCCATGAGATTAAATAGCTGATCTGTTCCTCCAATTTCTGCATCGGCTTTCATCGGAATTGGGTCGTATCCCTGCATGAGCGGATACATGAATTCCACAAGATTGATTTCCTGATTATTTTTGATGCGATCCTGATACATTTCCCGATGAAGCATCTGCGATACTGTGAACGTTCCTGCGAGTTTCAACACATCTTCAAACGTCATTTTTGAAAGCCAATCTCCATTTTTTACAATTTCAACTTTGGAAATATCGAGCACTTTTCCCGCTTGTTCAAGATATGTTTCCATATTTTTCGTAATTTCTGCGTCCGTGAGCGGTTTTCGTGTTTCTGATTTTCCCGTAGGATCACCAATTTTCGC
It includes:
- a CDS encoding tyrosine--tRNA ligase — protein: MPSDTEISELLDRGIAEVPTRESFEKKLRSGKKLRIYLGIDPTGSDLTLGHAVALRKLQQFQKYGHHVILLFGTFTAKIGDPTGKSETRKPLTDAEITKNMETYLEQAGKVLDISKVEIVKNGDWLSKMTFEDVLKLAGTFTVSQMLHREMYQDRIKNNQEINLVEFMYPLMQGYDPIPMKADAEIGGTDQLFNLMAGRKIMEAYGIPPQEVLTVPILEGLDGIEKMSKSLGNYIAIMDSPREMFGKTMSIPDHLILRYFELATTVSLDEIEALKKELKKGMNPRDAKVRLAKEIVTLFHDASAADHAEEEFNRMFQEKGLPDEIPEISMKKGKYTLLDLVLKTSLFSSNSDARRMIEQGGVKINGEKKIALDDEIQLDTEIILQAGKRKFCKIIVAKS